In the Gammaproteobacteria bacterium genome, one interval contains:
- the ccoO gene encoding cytochrome-c oxidase, cbb3-type subunit II, producing MKHEKIEKNIGLMGILVAIVISVGGLVEIVPLMFQAQTTEAIEGLEPYTALELEGRDIYIREGCYVCHSQMIRPFRAETERYGPYSEAGEFVYDRPFQWGSKRTGPDLARVGGRYTDEWHRVHLINPRDLVPESNMPGFPWLDDTRLTGSNTAGKLKAMKLLGVPYTDADIEAAADAVRGKTEMDALIAYLQVLGTANNGR from the coding sequence ATGAAGCATGAAAAGATCGAAAAGAACATCGGCCTGATGGGCATCCTGGTCGCCATCGTCATCAGCGTCGGCGGCCTGGTGGAAATCGTGCCGCTGATGTTCCAGGCACAGACCACCGAAGCCATCGAAGGTCTCGAGCCCTACACCGCACTGGAACTGGAAGGTCGCGACATCTACATCCGCGAGGGTTGCTATGTCTGCCACTCGCAGATGATCCGTCCCTTCCGTGCCGAGACCGAGCGCTATGGCCCTTACTCGGAAGCTGGCGAGTTCGTCTATGACCGTCCCTTCCAGTGGGGCTCCAAGCGCACGGGGCCGGACCTGGCCCGCGTCGGTGGTCGCTACACGGACGAATGGCACCGCGTGCACCTGATCAACCCTCGCGACCTGGTGCCGGAATCCAACATGCCGGGGTTCCCCTGGCTGGACGACACGCGCCTGACCGGCAGCAACACGGCCGGCAAGTTGAAAGCCATGAAGTTGCTGGGCGTGCCTTACACCGATGCTGACATCGAGGCTGCCGCCGACGCGGTTCGCGGCAAGACCGAGATGGATGCACTCATCGCCTACCTGCAGGTGCTCGGCACCGCCAACAACGGGAGATAA
- the fnr gene encoding fumarate/nitrate reduction transcriptional regulator Fnr → MGEQQAVAKLDAELRKMCSNCSLAELCLPVGLDRESLSKLDSLVERGSPLHAGDHLYQKGDPFEALYAVRSGYLKSYTIDESGREQVLGFYLPGELLGLDAIYPEKHQCSAVALDTASVCQLPYEDLADLAGKVPGLQKQMFRLLSKDIHDSHSLAGDFTAEERLAAFLLSLSARLKLRGYSATHFMLAMPRRDIANYLRLATETVSRVFKRFQQEGILEVDRRDIRLLDIERLDEIARCVPK, encoded by the coding sequence ATGGGTGAACAGCAAGCCGTCGCCAAGCTGGATGCCGAGCTTCGCAAGATGTGCAGCAATTGCTCGCTGGCCGAGCTGTGCCTGCCGGTCGGCCTGGACAGGGAGTCGCTGAGCAAGCTTGATTCCCTGGTGGAGCGCGGTTCGCCGCTGCATGCCGGCGATCATCTCTACCAGAAGGGTGACCCTTTCGAAGCCCTCTATGCGGTCCGCTCGGGCTACCTCAAGAGTTACACCATCGATGAATCCGGCCGTGAGCAGGTACTGGGTTTCTACCTGCCAGGCGAGCTGCTGGGCCTGGATGCCATCTATCCGGAAAAGCACCAGTGCAGCGCCGTGGCGCTGGATACGGCTTCCGTCTGCCAGTTGCCCTACGAAGACCTGGCGGACCTGGCGGGCAAGGTGCCTGGCCTGCAGAAGCAGATGTTCCGTCTGCTGTCCAAGGACATCCACGATTCACATTCACTGGCGGGTGATTTCACTGCCGAGGAGCGGCTCGCGGCATTTCTCCTGAGCCTGTCGGCGCGCCTGAAATTGCGGGGCTATTCGGCGACCCATTTCATGCTGGCGATGCCGCGCCGTGACATTGCCAACTACCTCCGCCTGGCGACCGAAACGGTCAGTCGCGTGTTCAAGCGCTTCCAGCAGGAGGGCATCCTGGAAGTCGATCGCCGCGACATCCGCTTGCTGGATATCGAACGACTGGACGAGATCGCCCGCTGCGTGCCGAAGTGA
- the pdxH gene encoding pyridoxamine 5'-phosphate oxidase produces MIETLSETNLLHDPFAMFQNWYADAQPGVQGDPTQMTLATADASGRPSARIVLLKELDSGGFVFYTNYSSRKGADLAANPQAALLWWWPHQGRQVRVEGSIEQVPDTVSDAYFASRPRDSQIGAWASEQSSALRDRASLEERVAQFEKRFDGQDVPRPPHWGGYRLRPDHFEFWQMGDARLHDRFGFDLDGGDWLVERLNP; encoded by the coding sequence ATGATCGAGACGCTCTCCGAAACGAACCTGCTCCACGATCCCTTTGCCATGTTCCAGAACTGGTACGCGGACGCACAACCCGGCGTGCAGGGCGACCCGACGCAGATGACCCTGGCCACCGCAGATGCCAGCGGCCGGCCCTCGGCACGCATCGTGTTGCTGAAAGAGCTGGATTCCGGGGGATTCGTCTTTTACACCAACTACAGCAGCCGCAAGGGCGCGGATCTCGCCGCCAACCCGCAGGCCGCGCTGCTCTGGTGGTGGCCCCACCAGGGTCGGCAGGTCCGGGTCGAAGGCAGCATCGAGCAGGTTCCCGACACGGTGTCCGATGCCTATTTCGCCAGCCGTCCGCGCGACAGCCAGATTGGTGCCTGGGCTTCCGAGCAAAGCTCGGCCCTGCGCGACCGGGCGTCGCTGGAAGAACGCGTGGCGCAATTCGAAAAGCGTTTCGACGGCCAGGATGTGCCGCGCCCGCCGCACTGGGGTGGATACCGACTACGTCCGGATCACTTCGAGTTCTGGCAGATGGGCGATGCGCGTCTGCACGATCGCTTCGGCTTCGACCTCGATGGTGGTGACTGGCTGGTCGAACGCCTCAATCCCTGA
- the ccoG gene encoding cytochrome c oxidase accessory protein CcoG produces the protein MYVAREKIYPREVSGRFQSLRKLAVVVLLGIYYIGPWLRWDGRQAVLFDLPARQFHVFGLTFWPQDFFYLALLLIIAALSLFFFTALAGRLWCGFACPQTVWTEAFIWMERLVEGSRNQQMKLDRGPRNREWLMKKTTKHSLWLVFALWTGFTFVGYFTPIDVLADEVMAMSTGPWETFWILFYAFATWGNAGFLREQVCIYMCPYARFQSAMFDKDTLIIAYDEQRGEPRGGRKRNVDPKDVGLGDCIDCTLCVQVCPTGIDIRDGLQYECIACAACVDACDSVMDKMNYPRGLIRYATEHSIDNKQTRILRPRTLVYGALLTLLVSAWVLGIAMIKPLAMDVLRDRNALYRLRNATVENVYTLKIMNKSDSEQVYALSVDGLDELRIDSQASGIAVRRGEVLTAALRLSLDLPTDLRGGGHDVTLRLVDRDGNEIEETTRFFLPLESER, from the coding sequence ATGTACGTCGCGCGGGAAAAGATCTACCCGCGCGAAGTCAGCGGCCGTTTCCAGAGCCTTCGCAAGCTGGCTGTCGTCGTGCTGCTCGGCATTTACTACATCGGCCCCTGGCTGCGCTGGGATGGCCGCCAGGCCGTGCTGTTCGACCTGCCAGCTCGCCAGTTCCATGTGTTTGGCCTGACCTTCTGGCCGCAGGACTTTTTCTACCTGGCATTGCTGCTGATCATCGCCGCGCTGTCCTTGTTCTTCTTTACCGCGCTGGCCGGACGGCTCTGGTGCGGTTTTGCCTGTCCGCAAACGGTATGGACGGAAGCCTTCATCTGGATGGAGCGCCTGGTGGAAGGCAGTCGCAACCAGCAGATGAAACTCGATCGTGGCCCGCGCAACCGCGAGTGGCTGATGAAGAAGACCACCAAGCACTCGCTATGGCTGGTTTTCGCACTGTGGACCGGCTTCACCTTTGTCGGTTACTTCACGCCAATCGACGTGCTCGCCGACGAGGTCATGGCCATGTCCACCGGACCGTGGGAGACGTTCTGGATTCTTTTCTATGCCTTTGCCACCTGGGGCAACGCGGGCTTCCTGAGAGAACAGGTCTGCATCTACATGTGCCCCTACGCCCGCTTCCAGTCGGCGATGTTCGACAAGGACACCTTGATCATTGCCTATGACGAGCAGCGCGGCGAACCCCGCGGTGGTCGCAAGCGCAATGTCGATCCGAAGGATGTCGGTCTTGGCGACTGCATAGACTGCACCCTCTGCGTGCAGGTCTGTCCGACCGGCATCGACATCCGTGACGGCCTGCAGTACGAGTGCATTGCCTGCGCTGCCTGCGTCGATGCCTGTGACAGTGTCATGGACAAGATGAACTACCCGCGTGGCCTCATTCGCTATGCCACCGAGCACTCCATCGACAACAAGCAGACCCGGATCCTGCGACCACGCACACTGGTTTACGGTGCCTTGCTGACACTGCTTGTATCTGCCTGGGTGCTCGGCATTGCCATGATCAAGCCACTGGCCATGGATGTGCTGCGCGATCGCAATGCCCTCTACCGACTGCGCAATGCCACGGTCGAAAACGTCTACACGCTGAAGATCATGAACAAGTCGGATTCCGAACAGGTCTACGCCCTGTCCGTCGATGGCCTGGACGAGCTGCGCATCGACAGCCAGGCCAGTGGCATCGCGGTACGACGTGGCGAAGTGCTGACCGCAGCCTTGCGACTGTCGCTCGACCTGCCGACCGACCTGCGTGGTGGCGGACATGACGTGACCTTGAGACTGGTCGACCGCGATGGCAACGAAATCGAGGAAACCACCCGTTTCTTCCTGCCGCTGGAGAGCGAACGATGA
- the ccoN gene encoding cytochrome-c oxidase, cbb3-type subunit I has protein sequence METTNAGINYNDKVVRQFTVMTVVWGIVGMLVGVIIAAQLLFPSLNFDIPWLTYSRLRPLHTNAVIFAFGGCGLFAASLHTVQRTCGVRLFGDKLAATTFWGWQLVIVAAAITLPLGITQGKEYAELEWPIDLLITVVWVIYGIVFFGTIMKRKVKHIYVANWFFAAYIITIAVLHIVNNLVIPVGPFKSYPIYSGTVDAMVQWWYGHNAVGFFLTAGFLGMMYYFVPKQAGRPIYSYRLSVVHFWALISIYMWAGPHHLQYTALPDWAQSLGMVFSLILLAPSWGGMINGVMTLSGSWEKLRTDPILKFLIVSLSFYGMSTFEGPMMSIKTVNALSHYTDWTIGHVHSGALGWVAFITIGMVYHLIPRLWDREAMYSIKAIDLHFWVSTIGVVLYISSMWIAGVMQGLMWRAVNEDGTLTYAFIESIKASYPYYAVRLLGGLLFFVGMLIMAWNVWKTIRGDRQPVTAAAAATA, from the coding sequence ATGGAGACGACAAATGCGGGTATCAATTACAACGACAAGGTGGTGCGACAGTTCACCGTAATGACGGTGGTCTGGGGCATTGTCGGGATGCTGGTCGGGGTCATCATTGCCGCCCAGCTGCTGTTCCCGTCGCTGAATTTCGACATTCCCTGGCTGACCTACAGTCGCCTGCGCCCCTTGCACACCAATGCGGTGATCTTCGCCTTCGGCGGCTGCGGGCTGTTCGCCGCCTCCCTGCATACCGTGCAACGTACCTGCGGGGTACGGCTGTTCGGTGACAAGCTGGCAGCGACGACCTTCTGGGGCTGGCAGCTGGTCATCGTGGCCGCCGCCATCACCCTGCCGCTGGGCATCACCCAGGGCAAGGAATATGCCGAGCTGGAATGGCCGATCGACCTGCTGATCACCGTGGTCTGGGTGATCTACGGCATCGTGTTCTTCGGCACCATCATGAAGCGCAAGGTGAAGCACATCTACGTCGCGAACTGGTTCTTCGCCGCCTACATCATCACCATCGCGGTGTTGCACATCGTGAACAACCTGGTCATCCCGGTCGGACCGTTCAAGTCCTATCCCATCTACTCGGGGACGGTCGATGCCATGGTGCAATGGTGGTACGGACATAACGCCGTCGGCTTCTTCCTGACCGCCGGCTTCCTCGGCATGATGTACTACTTCGTGCCCAAGCAGGCCGGTCGCCCGATCTACTCCTACCGGCTGTCGGTAGTCCACTTCTGGGCGCTGATCTCCATCTACATGTGGGCCGGACCGCACCACCTGCAGTACACCGCCCTGCCCGACTGGGCCCAGTCGCTGGGCATGGTCTTCTCGCTGATCCTGCTGGCACCGAGCTGGGGCGGCATGATCAACGGTGTCATGACGCTGTCCGGTTCATGGGAGAAGCTGCGCACCGACCCGATCCTCAAGTTCCTGATCGTATCGCTGTCCTTCTACGGCATGTCGACCTTCGAAGGCCCGATGATGTCCATCAAGACCGTCAATGCGCTGTCGCATTACACCGACTGGACCATCGGTCACGTGCATTCGGGCGCGCTCGGCTGGGTGGCCTTCATCACCATCGGCATGGTCTATCACCTGATCCCGCGCCTCTGGGACCGCGAAGCCATGTATTCCATCAAGGCCATCGACCTGCATTTCTGGGTCTCGACCATCGGCGTGGTGCTGTACATCAGCTCCATGTGGATTGCCGGCGTGATGCAGGGCCTGATGTGGCGCGCGGTCAACGAGGACGGGACGCTGACCTACGCCTTCATCGAAAGCATCAAGGCCAGCTACCCCTATTACGCAGTGCGCCTGCTCGGCGGCCTGCTGTTCTTCGTCGGCATGCTGATCATGGCCTGGAACGTCTGGAAGACGATCCGCGGCGATCGCCAGCCCGTCACCGCTGCTGCTGCGGCTACAGCCTGA
- the hemN gene encoding oxygen-independent coproporphyrinogen III oxidase: MLQTMTFDKGLIRRYDIKAPRYTSYPTAREFTVAFGEQDYREAMRVSNGDPIPRPLSLYIHIPFCASPCFYCGCLRVITRDCNKAADYLSRLVKEIEMQAALVDPDREVQQVHLGGGTPTFLDDAQLEQLLETLRKHFKMAPSDRLECSLEIDPRTVDGRRLERLVAMGFNRISLGVQDFDPAVQEAINRVQPEALTHDLLDTGQRLGLSSMNVDLIYGLPRQTLEGFGRTLDKIVEARPSRIALYSYAHLPDVFKAQKQIAKHHLVSGEQKLALLELAIGKLKKAGYLFIGMDHFALPDDELVKAQQNDELHRNFQGYSTQSECEMIGLGISAISNLGAAFSQNSKSLDEYYAAIDAGRLPIARGVKLSRDDRIRADVIQRIMCDGIVSFADIDAHWGIRFEEYFADSLLRLTPLLRDGLAILNRRRLVVTGKGRLLLRVIALPFDAYHGKLIDDSQSFSDVI; the protein is encoded by the coding sequence ATGCTCCAGACCATGACCTTCGACAAGGGCCTGATTCGTCGCTACGACATCAAGGCGCCACGCTACACGTCCTATCCGACGGCCCGTGAATTCACGGTGGCCTTTGGCGAGCAGGATTACCGCGAGGCCATGCGGGTATCGAACGGCGATCCGATTCCGCGTCCGCTGTCGCTCTACATCCACATTCCCTTCTGCGCCAGTCCCTGCTTCTATTGTGGCTGCCTGCGGGTGATCACCCGTGACTGCAACAAGGCTGCTGACTACCTGTCGCGGCTGGTAAAGGAAATCGAGATGCAGGCGGCGCTGGTCGATCCCGACAGGGAGGTACAGCAGGTTCATCTCGGTGGCGGCACCCCCACCTTCCTTGATGATGCCCAGCTCGAGCAGCTGCTCGAGACGCTCCGGAAGCATTTCAAGATGGCGCCTTCGGACCGCCTGGAGTGTTCGCTGGAAATCGATCCACGTACCGTGGACGGCCGCCGACTGGAGCGGCTGGTGGCCATGGGCTTCAACCGCATCAGCCTCGGCGTCCAGGATTTCGACCCGGCCGTGCAGGAAGCCATCAATCGTGTCCAGCCCGAGGCCCTGACCCATGACCTGCTCGATACAGGCCAGCGACTCGGCTTGTCGTCCATGAACGTTGACCTGATTTACGGCCTGCCACGCCAGACCCTGGAAGGGTTCGGTCGCACGCTGGACAAGATCGTGGAAGCCCGGCCATCGCGCATCGCCCTTTACAGCTATGCCCACCTTCCTGACGTGTTCAAGGCGCAGAAGCAGATCGCGAAGCACCACCTGGTATCTGGCGAACAGAAGCTGGCGTTGCTGGAACTGGCGATCGGCAAACTGAAGAAGGCGGGTTACCTTTTCATCGGCATGGATCATTTTGCCCTGCCGGACGACGAGCTGGTCAAGGCGCAGCAGAACGACGAGTTGCATCGCAATTTCCAGGGCTACTCCACCCAGTCAGAATGCGAAATGATCGGGCTCGGGATCAGTGCAATCAGCAATCTCGGCGCGGCCTTTTCCCAGAACTCCAAGTCCCTGGACGAGTACTATGCCGCCATCGATGCCGGTCGCCTGCCAATTGCCCGGGGAGTGAAACTGTCGCGGGATGACCGGATCCGGGCCGATGTCATCCAGCGCATCATGTGCGATGGCATCGTGTCCTTCGCCGACATCGATGCACACTGGGGAATCCGCTTCGAGGAATATTTTGCCGACAGCCTGCTGCGCCTGACGCCGTTGCTGAGGGATGGCCTGGCCATTCTCAACCGCCGCCGCCTGGTCGTGACCGGCAAGGGCCGGCTGCTGTTGCGGGTGATCGCGTTGCCGTTCGACGCCTATCACGGCAAATTGATCGACGATTCACAGAGTTTCAGCGACGTTATCTGA
- a CDS encoding FixH family protein: MNEATLPVAKRPWYREPMVWLVIALPLSVVIAGISTVVIASRNADSLVVDGFQRVGLLSSRVSAADREASRLGLQAMVRIDAENELVMVSLSGNDASWQAGEVQASLHHPTRREQDFTLLLQSENGSLFTAGLPREISAGWYLQIESRDGSWRLSGQFADAGILRLAGKDQATR, translated from the coding sequence ATGAACGAAGCAACACTGCCGGTCGCGAAACGACCCTGGTACCGGGAACCGATGGTCTGGCTGGTGATTGCCCTGCCGCTCTCGGTGGTCATTGCCGGCATCAGTACCGTGGTCATCGCCAGCCGCAATGCGGACTCGCTGGTGGTGGACGGTTTCCAGCGTGTCGGCCTGCTGTCGAGTCGCGTGTCGGCAGCTGATCGCGAGGCCAGCAGGCTCGGCCTGCAGGCCATGGTGCGCATCGATGCAGAAAACGAGCTCGTGATGGTCAGCCTCAGCGGCAACGATGCGAGCTGGCAGGCAGGCGAAGTGCAGGCCTCCCTGCACCACCCGACTCGCCGCGAGCAGGACTTCACGCTGCTGCTTCAGAGCGAAAACGGCAGCCTGTTCACAGCCGGGCTGCCGCGCGAGATATCCGCAGGCTGGTACCTGCAGATCGAATCACGCGATGGCAGCTGGCGCCTGAGCGGCCAGTTCGCCGACGCAGGAATCCTGCGGCTTGCCGGCAAGGACCAGGCCACACGATGA
- a CDS encoding MBL fold metallo-hydrolase, with the protein MKLTFHGAASRVTGSCHLLEVGGKRVLLDCGLIQGGGEEDLNARAFPFDPASIDAVLLSHAHIDHSGRLPLLVKRGFAGVVHATPATADLCRILLKDSAFLNQKDAELESRKRARRGLPPVHALYDQDDVEACMALFETHDYGEKVEVAAGVTASFHDAGHILGSAIVSCELADNGVNRKLVFSGDLGHAPALLLRQPDVLDQADIVLCESTYGDRCHRDWQSTWQELGDIIRSAHSARGNILIPSFAVGRTQDLLYVLGKHYADWQLDRWQIFLDSPLAIEATELYARHWELYQQEAGSDVRQTRFRLPNLHFCETPAQSMALNERHSGAIIIAGSGMCTGGRIRHHFKHNLWRPEAKVVIVGFQAEGTPGRALVNGAEYLTLWGEPVRVAAQVHTVGGLSAHADQQGLKAWLEHFRERPPLVLVHGEPQAADALATVMRESAWSQVAVASEGAVVDLKALPTLAVSTRTKQ; encoded by the coding sequence ATGAAGCTGACGTTTCACGGTGCTGCCAGTCGCGTTACCGGATCGTGTCATTTGCTGGAGGTGGGTGGTAAGCGCGTACTGCTGGATTGTGGCTTGATCCAGGGTGGTGGCGAAGAGGATCTCAATGCCCGGGCGTTTCCATTCGATCCGGCAAGCATCGATGCCGTCTTGCTAAGCCACGCCCACATCGATCACTCCGGACGATTGCCCCTGCTGGTGAAACGTGGCTTTGCCGGTGTCGTTCATGCCACCCCGGCCACCGCCGATCTTTGTCGCATTCTTCTGAAGGATTCGGCGTTCCTCAACCAGAAGGATGCCGAGCTGGAAAGCCGCAAGCGAGCGCGGCGTGGCCTGCCACCCGTGCATGCATTGTATGACCAGGATGATGTCGAGGCCTGCATGGCGCTGTTCGAGACTCATGACTATGGCGAGAAGGTCGAGGTCGCGGCGGGCGTCACGGCCAGTTTCCATGACGCTGGCCATATCCTCGGCTCCGCCATAGTGAGCTGTGAGCTCGCTGACAACGGCGTGAACAGAAAGCTGGTCTTTTCCGGTGATCTCGGCCATGCGCCGGCCCTGTTGTTGCGCCAGCCCGACGTGCTCGACCAGGCGGATATCGTGCTTTGCGAATCCACTTATGGTGATCGTTGCCATCGCGATTGGCAGTCCACCTGGCAGGAACTGGGCGACATCATCCGGTCAGCGCATTCAGCGCGTGGCAATATCCTCATTCCATCCTTTGCCGTCGGCAGGACCCAGGACTTGCTGTACGTGCTCGGGAAGCACTACGCGGACTGGCAGCTGGATCGCTGGCAGATCTTTCTCGACAGCCCGCTGGCGATCGAGGCCACCGAGCTCTATGCGCGGCACTGGGAGCTCTACCAGCAGGAGGCGGGCAGTGATGTCCGCCAGACGCGATTCCGGCTGCCGAACCTGCACTTTTGCGAAACACCGGCGCAGTCGATGGCACTCAATGAGCGTCACTCCGGTGCCATCATCATTGCGGGCAGCGGAATGTGTACCGGTGGCCGTATCCGCCACCATTTCAAGCACAATTTATGGCGGCCCGAGGCCAAGGTGGTGATTGTCGGATTCCAGGCCGAGGGCACACCGGGGCGGGCGCTGGTCAACGGCGCGGAATACCTGACGCTCTGGGGCGAGCCGGTGAGGGTGGCAGCACAAGTCCATACGGTCGGCGGGCTTTCGGCCCATGCGGACCAGCAGGGCTTGAAGGCCTGGCTGGAACATTTCCGGGAGCGGCCGCCGCTGGTGCTGGTGCACGGCGAGCCGCAGGCAGCGGATGCGCTGGCGACCGTGATGCGGGAATCCGCCTGGTCGCAGGTGGCGGTGGCCAGCGAGGGGGCGGTCGTGGACCTCAAGGCCTTGCCGACGCTGGCGGTGTCGACAAGGACGAAGCAATAA
- a CDS encoding cbb3-type cytochrome c oxidase subunit 3 — translation MDIHVVRGLYTLLLLIVFVAIWAWAWSGKRKARFEEASQLPFADESPVSPENGGQQEGAQR, via the coding sequence ATGGATATTCATGTTGTTCGCGGCCTGTACACACTGCTGCTGTTGATTGTCTTCGTCGCCATCTGGGCCTGGGCCTGGAGTGGCAAGCGCAAGGCGCGTTTCGAGGAAGCCTCGCAGCTGCCGTTTGCCGATGAATCCCCTGTCTCGCCCGAGAACGGTGGACAGCAAGAAGGAGCACAGCGATGA
- the ccoP gene encoding cytochrome-c oxidase, cbb3-type subunit III, which produces MSTAWSLFITILTIGNIVACLWLLWWTSRDRPAETTEETTGHVWDEDLEELNNPLPRWWLILFYITVVFGFIYLALYPGLGNFEGYLGWTQISQYEEESARIEAQQAETFARFAGLDIPAVAASAEANEIGSRLYANNCSVCHGADARGARGYPNLADDDWLYGGSPDAILHSIRKGRNGVMPALGSALGDQGVAEVAAYVQKLSGQALGPAAAPLAAAGEQKYQMLCTACHGADGKGNQALGAPNLTDDTWLYGGDFETIKTSIRLGRQNAMPAHDELLTDDEIRLIAAYIYSLSNQDGN; this is translated from the coding sequence ATGAGTACTGCATGGAGCCTGTTCATCACCATCCTGACGATTGGCAACATCGTTGCCTGCCTGTGGCTGCTCTGGTGGACCTCCCGAGACCGACCCGCGGAAACCACCGAGGAAACCACCGGCCATGTCTGGGATGAAGACCTGGAAGAACTCAACAACCCCTTGCCGCGCTGGTGGCTGATCCTGTTCTACATCACCGTGGTGTTCGGGTTCATCTACCTGGCGCTTTACCCGGGGCTGGGAAACTTCGAGGGCTACCTGGGCTGGACCCAGATCAGCCAGTACGAAGAGGAGTCGGCACGCATCGAGGCACAGCAGGCCGAGACCTTTGCACGCTTTGCCGGTCTCGACATTCCGGCGGTCGCCGCCAGCGCAGAAGCGAACGAAATCGGTTCGCGCCTGTATGCCAACAACTGCTCGGTCTGCCATGGCGCCGATGCGCGTGGCGCACGTGGCTACCCCAACCTGGCCGATGACGACTGGCTGTACGGCGGCTCGCCGGATGCCATCCTGCATTCCATCCGCAAGGGTCGTAATGGCGTCATGCCGGCACTTGGCAGTGCGCTGGGTGACCAGGGCGTGGCTGAGGTGGCCGCCTACGTCCAGAAACTGTCCGGCCAGGCGCTTGGCCCCGCGGCAGCGCCGCTGGCCGCTGCCGGCGAGCAGAAATACCAGATGCTCTGCACGGCCTGCCACGGTGCCGATGGCAAAGGCAACCAGGCCCTCGGTGCACCGAACCTGACCGATGATACCTGGCTGTATGGCGGTGATTTCGAAACCATCAAGACATCCATTCGCCTGGGGCGCCAGAACGCCATGCCGGCCCATGACGAGCTGCTGACAGATGACGAAATCCGCCTGATCGCGGCCTACATCTACAGCCTGTCGAACCAGGACGGCAACTGA
- a CDS encoding type IV pilin protein: MSGKHRGLTLIELMITVAIVSILVAIGLPSYQDYTDRVRRTEASASLMKMAGSYEQFILRNRRPPETFVAIDDALTLMMNGSAFAQQAPVSGLQSNNGSWLTEGGHYSMTLSQNAGGQVLMQATANSAAALKDEDCRTMQYFVNGLKTSMAADGTDSTDTCWRR, from the coding sequence ATGTCTGGAAAACACCGAGGCCTTACCCTGATCGAACTCATGATCACGGTCGCCATCGTCAGCATCCTGGTCGCCATCGGCCTGCCGTCCTACCAGGACTACACCGATCGCGTCAGGCGCACGGAGGCAAGCGCCTCCCTGATGAAAATGGCCGGGTCGTACGAGCAATTCATCCTCCGGAATCGACGACCCCCGGAAACCTTTGTCGCGATCGACGATGCCCTGACGCTGATGATGAACGGGTCGGCGTTTGCCCAGCAGGCACCGGTCAGCGGCCTGCAGTCGAACAACGGGAGCTGGCTGACCGAGGGCGGACACTACTCGATGACCTTGTCGCAGAATGCCGGGGGCCAGGTCCTGATGCAGGCGACAGCGAACTCGGCAGCCGCATTGAAGGATGAAGATTGCCGGACCATGCAGTATTTCGTGAACGGCCTGAAGACATCCATGGCGGCCGACGGGACCGATTCCACGGACACCTGCTGGCGCCGGTGA